The Corvus cornix cornix isolate S_Up_H32 chromosome 8, ASM73873v5, whole genome shotgun sequence sequence CAGCCTCTCCACACACAGCAAGGAAGCCCCGCTTGTCACGGACAGCCACAAGAAAGATGAACAAACTCAACAGACCTGCTGGCAAGCTGCGTCCATCAGGAAATGTGACGGGTTTGGAGAGCTGTCGGGACACACCAGGAACTGGTGGGAACAGGCGCAAGCTCTCCTTGATGCACATCGTGGTGTAGGTCATCTTCCCAAGGTCCTCCCTGAAAgcagacttgctgagggtgcactcaatcccttTGTCTatgtcactgatgaagataaTAAACAGTACTGGCCCCAGTATGGACCCCTGAGGGATACCACCTGTCACTGATCTGGACATTGAGACATTGACCCCTGCCTGCTGGATGCCACCTTCCAAACAATTCCTCAACCTCTGAACAGTCCACCCATatctctccaatttagagagaaggatgttgtagGAGACCATGTCAAAAGCCTTAAAGGGTAAGAAAAAGAGTTCAAGATAACGGAATAAGCACTCCTAGCTCACCACTCAATGGTATCTCGATCTCCCAGGATTCCCTGGATCTCCTCCCTGCACCGTTGCTGGTGCTCAGGGTGCAATGACATGCAGTAGAAGAGCCAGGAGATCCCACTGGCCGTGGTATCGTGACCCTCAAACATGAAGGTGTTCACCTCAGCACGCAGGTCCTCATCGGACAATCCAACTCCATTTGCATCCTAATGAAGAGGAGAGCATATAATGCCTAATCACACaggccttttatttttatacccAAAGGGTTTGAAGGATTTGGTGTCTCTTGTGCTTCCTTTCTTGTGCTGTTGCACCCTCGGTGCCACACGGTTCTGTTCTTTGGCATTTGGtacaataatttaaaacattcacCTTGCTACAAAGCAGAATGTCCAGAAAATCCAGGTGTCTCTTCTTCTGGATCTTTTCAAGTTCCCTCTCATTGGAGAGCAAcatctttctttcttgtattaCCTGATCTGCACAGAAGAGAGATCAGTTCGGTGCATCCTGCCTCTTCAGAGTACCCTCATGTACCTGACCGCTCGGTCATCAGCTTGGGCTCTTGTTTAATGTGTAACCCTCTGGCCAACGCATACTGCAACCTTGCTCTGAGCCACTCCAGAGACAAGTGGGGGAGAGGTTCAGCTGGGGGACAGGACTGGGGAGAAGGGCAGGAATACCTGTGTGGGTATGGGCCAGCTTGCAGGCATCCTGAAACTCACGGCCTTTGCGAGTCAGGTCGTAGAAGACatccttgaaagaaaaagtctGGATTCTTTTGTTCAGGAGGCAGCTCAGGTCATAAACAGCTCTAATGTAATAGTGGGAGTTGCTGTAAGGAGGCCGAGGTTAAAGCTGGTGTTAGCAAAATGAGTGGTGAAACAGGAGCACTTGCTTTGCCAGGGTTTAGAAATTCAGGCACTGACCTCTGAGTCTGACAGTTGGAATTAAAGCTGAAGGCACATTTCATGATGCTGTCTAGTGTCATCAAGCTGACATCTTGAAAGAGCTCCACTGACTTCCTCTCCTTGATACGCTTGTCCCATTTATCCTAGAGGGAGAGACAGGGGTAAGGAGAGACAGACTACCATCTGTGGTCAGGTCAAGTTTTCCCGTCCCTCTTCCCAGATCCACAGTGctaattgctttcttttctggaagCAGAGGCCGTAGTTCATGATATATTCCATTAATCTAATCTAACTcttctgtgcatttctttttccaggtgtATCACGTCAAGGTATGAAAGGATATTCTTGCAATGGTTGATTTTattggcaaaaaaagaaagaataagtGGAGAGTCCCAAGGGACACTGAAGGTGAAGGGAGAAATTTCAGAACTTCCAAACTACTCCAAAAGTTCAGTGAAACTCTAGAAATTATCTAAGTGCAGTCTCTTTCTCTCACTCATTCACAGATCtgattattttcactgtttcacagctgaaatGTAAAAGTAGCAGGAGTGGGGATTCTTACCAGCATCACTTTGACGGAGTCTGACATCAGGGTCACATAAGATTTCAGAACATCATAATGAAAAGCTGGGGTGAGCATCTTCCGGTGCTGGAACCATTTGCTTCCTTCCAAGAtcagcagccccttccctgaAGGCACAAACAGCAAAGGGACAATCAGCTCCTTCAGGCTCTGATCATAGCTCTGACATCCTTACTCTTCTTCTGACTTACCAATCCAGGGAATTAGGAATCTGTAGGGTAGACTAGCCTTGGGATCTGTAAAACAGAGCAGGTATCAGAAATATATGAATAATGAATTCAGCACaacaaaagaggaaattcaGGATAAATTTGCAACGGATTTCACCCTCTAAATCACAAGATGGGATTACTCTCATTTCAAGACATAAAATATTGTACCACCAGAGGTAGCGTTTAAAAGCGGTCATCTACAATTATGATGGCAGTGGActtgaaaaaacagagaaagaacaaaaaaatgtgtgtggaaaagaaacagccacggcaaatttaaaaactgagaaCAATGGATGGGAGTTACTGGGGATGGCCCCGTATTTAACACTCACATGCTCCAcagaagggagcagaggagaaaacttAAGATGCTTTCTGAGAGCCATTGCCATGCCAGCTCACCCTTTTTACTGGGTTTACTGGGAAGCACAAATATTGCAGTGGTAGAATCCATAGAAGACAATAAGACAAATGACCCTCAAACTGGGAACTGACAGGAAACTGGAAGGAACAGTGCCCAGGAACCTGGTCACTGTTTTGCACAAGAATACAAACTGCTCCATAAAACCTGGGGCAGGCTGGCAGTTCATGAAGAGGAGCAAAAGAATTGCAATAGCTGTGAAGGAAGCTGGCAGAGGGGATGATTCCAGGTAAGTTTCCCAGTATTTTCTTGGTAGGAAAGCATCAAAGACTTCTCAAAACCAAATGTAGAGACTTACCTGTTCGGCCAAGTACGCTTTTGGCATATTCAGGATGATGGACAACTAGAGAAGGCAAGACTGGTCCAAACCATCTGGGAAAGGCATAGGGATATTCTTCTCCCCATGACACTATCTGATGTAAAAAATTTTCAGAATGTATCTGCAATGAGAATTAATCAGGGAttaataaaggcaaaaaaagaggGACAtggaagggagagcagaggtTAAACTTGCACTCTCATGGAAAGCACATGCAAGACATTCTCTCTTGGGAAATGAAGGAAGAGTGGGCGGACTCTCCACACAGGGGCTTTTGTGCTGCAGGTGGAGGACAGGATGAGCATTGCAAGGGGACTGTGCACaagaggaaaagctgcctgAGCCACCAAATCCCTGCAGCACAAGACAGCTCCACGGAGTGTCCCttgctgggctggctgcagctgagccacCTTAGGACGGCCCAGGCTCGGAGCAGCTCCGTGTTGCACTTGGGAGTCTACAGCTGGCATGGGCAATGCCAGGATGCCTGGTGGACAGGCCAGGCAGACCAAGGCTATCACACCCCTGTTCCTAATTTCAGCAGTGCAAGGTGGGCATGCAGGGTGAAAGCAAAACATCTTCACCATAAAATGATGGAAATGGGCTGCATTAAAATGCCCTGCTTTTGTGGCCGTCTTCTTCAGTGGCTATAGGGCAAGGCACTCCTACTGGTAGAAGGTTTCATGTAACAAAGAGACGTTTTATGGTTGCTCATACTCAAAGAACTTCATGGAAGTTCCATAACTCTATGTTTGAGGGCATGATTGAAAAGAGCATGACTCTTTTTTGCCAAATGATGTACACCTCATATCCAGCACCCTTTCCTCTTGCCCTGCAGAAGTCTTGGCACTCCTTCTGCAGAGGTCCTCTCCTGAAGGAAGACACAGGAGCAGGGGACACACACATCCCATGCAGTCCTTCTCATCCTGACTGATACCTTGCACAGTTGGGATAAACCCACCCCGGCTGAGCCCAGCTCACTCCTTACCAGGTGATTGTGGCCATAGAGCCAGTGTTTTGGGGGGCCAGGGAATGCCTCCAGAGCTTTGGTGAGTTTCTTCCTCTCCCGGTAGAACTGGAGCAccttcagcagcacaaagatTACACcaagcagcacagacagctgCAGGACGACAGCAGAAGGTCTGGCTATGTTGTCCAGCAGAGATGCCATGCTGGTCCGGGACActgccttctcctgcctgtTTCTCACCTGCTGCTCTCACACCTGAGCCAGGTGGGGAGCTCAGTGCAGGTAAAaatcctctccctcctcctctgcaggagCGGAGTCTGGCGAAATGGAGCT is a genomic window containing:
- the LOC104695528 gene encoding cytochrome P450 4B1-like produces the protein MASLLDNIARPSAVVLQLSVLLGVIFVLLKVLQFYRERKKLTKALEAFPGPPKHWLYGHNHLIHSENFLHQIVSWGEEYPYAFPRWFGPVLPSLVVHHPEYAKSVLGRTDPKASLPYRFLIPWIGKGLLILEGSKWFQHRKMLTPAFHYDVLKSYVTLMSDSVKVMLDKWDKRIKERKSVELFQDVSLMTLDSIMKCAFSFNSNCQTQSNSHYYIRAVYDLSCLLNKRIQTFSFKDVFYDLTRKGREFQDACKLAHTHTDQVIQERKMLLSNERELEKIQKKRHLDFLDILLCSKDANGVGLSDEDLRAEVNTFMFEGHDTTASGISWLFYCMSLHPEHQQRCREEIQGILGDRDTIEWEDLGKMTYTTMCIKESLRLFPPVPGVSRQLSKPVTFPDGRSLPAGCQIGLNIFAIHRNRDVWEDPEVYDPLRFSPENSTQRHSHAFLPFSAGSRNCIGQQFAMNEMKVALALTLLHFELRPDPSKLPIMVPQIILRSSNGIHLHLKKIF